The following are from one region of the Falco cherrug isolate bFalChe1 chromosome 19, bFalChe1.pri, whole genome shotgun sequence genome:
- the AQP10 gene encoding aquaporin-10: MGSASFLKRAQALLRVRNQLTRECLAELLAVFVLMLITLGGSAQMVTSSGTKGNFLTAYLAGALAVMVAVYTAGGVSGAHLNPAFSFAMCLLEQFPWWKLPIFVAVQTAGAFIAAGAVYALYYDAIQHYSNGTLTTTGPRETASIFATYPADYLSLSNGFLDQVMGTALLIVGVLAILDTRNKGVPKGLEPVAVALLVFSIEVSMGSNCGCPMNPARDFGPRLFTYVAGWGTEVFSRGNGWWWVPVVAPLLGAAVGSALYQLLVAFHHPAEEGDPPAQQSCLVLTNATIPPDTEQAPGEKDAGGDAAPEVMLGTPSPPPAGSRVPPAVALTPLKEP; encoded by the exons ATGGGCTCCGCTTCCTTCTTGAAGAGGGCCCAGGCTCTGCTCCGCGTGCGGAACCAACTGACGCGCGAGTGCCTGgcggagctgctggctgtcttTGTGCTCATG CTGATCACCCTGGGGGGCTCAGCACAGATGGTCACCAGCTCGGGGACGAAGGGGAACTTCCTCACCGCCTACCTGGCGGGCGCCCTGGCCGTCATGGTGGCCGTCTACACGGCAGGAGGAGTCTCCG GGGCCCACCTGAACCCGGCGTTCTCCTTCGCCATGTGCCTGCTGGAGCAGTTTCCCTGGTGGAAGTTGCCCATCTTCGTGGCCGTGCAGACCGCGGGAGCCTTCATCGCCGCCGGAGCCGTCTACGCCCTCTACTACG ATGCCATCCAGCACTACAGCAACGGGACCCTCACCACCACCGGTCCCCGGGAGACCGCGTCCATCTTCGCCACCTACCCCGCTGACTACCTCTCCCTCTCCAACGGCTTCTTGGACCAG GTGATGGGCACGGCGCTGCTGATCGTGGGTGTCCTGGCCATCCTGGACACCCGCAACAAGGGTGTCCCCAAGGGTTTGGAGCCGGTGGCCGTGGCCCTGCTGGTGTTCTCCATCGAGGTCTCCATGGGCTCCAACTGCGGTTGCCCCATGAATCCCGCGCGGGATTTTGGCCCCCGGCTCTTCACCTACGTGGCGGGTTGGGGCACCGAGGTCTTCAG CAGGGGCaatgggtggtggtgggtgccGGTGGTGGCACCGCTGCTGGGGGCCGCGGTGGGCTCGGCCCTTTACCAGCTCCTCGTGGCTTTCCACCACCCGGCGGAGGAGGGGGACCCCCCggcccagcagagctgcctggtcCTCACCAACGCCACCATCCCCCCAGACACCGAGCAGGCACCGGGGGAGAAGGATGCCGGGGGGGATGCTGCCCCAGAAGTGATGCTGGGGACCCCCTCGCCACcaccagctggcagcagggtccCCCCCGCCGTCGCCCTCACACCATTAAAGGAGCCCTGA